The nucleotide sequence TTCCACAGGTGCACTGGGAGGATCCAATGGCAGGTCCTGGACCTCACCCACCTGTCTTGGCACACCATTCCAGCCATGCCCTGCAGGGAGCGCGTGTGCCCTCGTGGATTCGGCTGTATTGCAATTCCTCCAGATGGCACGCTCCTTGTCTGTGGTGGGTTGGTCTCTGACATGGACTGCCCTCTCCACCTGGTACTGAAGTATGAGATATACAAAAATCGTTGGACGGTCATGAGTAGAATGCTTGCAGCAAGATCTTTCTTTGCCGGTGGAGTGATCGATGGCCGAGTCTATGTCGCCGGAGGATATAGTACAGACCAGTTTGAGCTTGACTCGGCAGAGGTTCTAGATCCTGTTAAGGGGAATTGGCAGCCTGTGGCGAGCATGGGCATTAACATGGCCGCGTATGATTCTGCTGTACTCAACGGGCGGCTTTATGTGACCGAAGGTTGTGTGTGGCCATTCTTGTCCTCCCCGAGAGGTCAGGTCTATGACCCAGAAGCCAACAATTGGGAGCCCATGGCTGTTGGGATGCGGGAAGGCTGGACAGGTTCAGGTGTCGTCATCTTTGGTCATCTGTTTGTGATATCCGAATACGAGAGGATGAGGTTGAAGGTGCACGATGTGGAGTCCGATTCATGGGACACCGTTGAGGGTTCGTCCATGCCTGAACGAATCCACAAACCTTTCTCTGTCACTTCTGTTGGTTCGAAGATCGTTGTTGTCGGTCGAGGTCTTCATGTTGCTATTGGGCAAGTAGAGAACAAG is from Musa acuminata AAA Group cultivar baxijiao chromosome BXJ1-6, Cavendish_Baxijiao_AAA, whole genome shotgun sequence and encodes:
- the LOC135677122 gene encoding F-box/kelch-repeat protein At1g30090-like; translation: MRRVRVSSHQTPVHKLGDSQMKLSPKFRLALTPSPPPYHSPPASVEPAAAMESTALIPGLPDDIALNCLLRLPVSSHVSCRLVCRRWHQLLANKECFFSQRKALGFHDPWLFTLAFHRCTGRIQWQVLDLTHLSWHTIPAMPCRERVCPRGFGCIAIPPDGTLLVCGGLVSDMDCPLHLVLKYEIYKNRWTVMSRMLAARSFFAGGVIDGRVYVAGGYSTDQFELDSAEVLDPVKGNWQPVASMGINMAAYDSAVLNGRLYVTEGCVWPFLSSPRGQVYDPEANNWEPMAVGMREGWTGSGVVIFGHLFVISEYERMRLKVHDVESDSWDTVEGSSMPERIHKPFSVTSVGSKIVVVGRGLHVAIGQVENKGYCNSDGKMKKQKFSIQWQEVDVPPEFCDLTPSSARILYA